A window from Balearica regulorum gibbericeps isolate bBalReg1 chromosome 1, bBalReg1.pri, whole genome shotgun sequence encodes these proteins:
- the CLDND1 gene encoding claudin domain-containing protein 1: MMDNRFATALVIACVLSLISTIYMAASIGTDFWYEYHTLSPAENVSEAGRSIWEEFVSEEADEKTYTDALFRCNGTVGLWRRCITVPKNSHWYSPPEPDMTTNCISFSLSDQFMEKYIEPGNHNSGTDLNRTYLWRLQFLLPFVSLGLMCFGALIGLCACACRSLYPAIATGVLHFLAGLCTLGLVGCYVAGIELLHKKLPLPDDVRGDFGWSFCLACVSAPLQFMAAALFIWAARTNRKEFTLLKAYRVA, from the exons ATGATGGATAACCGTTTTGCTACAGCGCTAGTAATTGCTTGTGTTCTCAGCCTCATTTCCACCATCTATATGGCAGCTTCCATTGGCACCGACTTTTGGTACGAATACCACACCCTGTCCCCAGCTGAGAATGTTAGTGAAGCTGGTAGGAGCATCTGGGAGGAATTTGTCAGCGAAGAGGCAGATGAGAAGACCTACACAGATGCGCTCTTCAGGTGCAACGGCACGGTTGGATTGTGGCGGAGGTGTATCACTGTACCCAAAAACTCTCACTGGTACAGCCCACCAG aACCCGATATGACTACAAACTGCATCAGTTTTTCCCTCTCTGATCAGTTTATGGAAAAGTACATAGAGCCTGGAAATCACAATAGTGGCACGGATTTGAATCGGACTT ATCTCTGGCGATTGCAGTTTCTTCTGCCCTTTGTCAGCCTGGGCCTCATGTGCTTTGGGGCTCTGATCGGGCTCTGTGCTTGTGCCTGTCGCAGCCTTTACCCAGCCATTGCCACTGGAGTCCTCCATTTCCTAGCAG ggcttTGTACGCTCGGCCTGGTTGGCTGCTACGTAGCTGGGATTGAGCTGCTCCATAAGAAGCTGCCCCTGCCTGACGACGTGAGGGGCGATTTCGGCTGGTCCTTCTGCCTAGCCTGTGTCTCGGCGCCTTTGCAGTTTATGGCAGCTGCTCTTTTCATCTGGGCGGCTCGCACCAACAGAAAGGAATTCACTCTCTTGAAAGCGTACCGTGTAGCCTAA
- the GPR15 gene encoding G-protein coupled receptor 15: MRIAWPEMELTQLSPVTTVTFNYDYYYDDNCQYEHLQHMSTFLPILYTAVFLVGIVGNSILIVALVFKRRVQRLIDIFIINLAASDFIFLITLPFWVDKEVSDGSWRVGSFLCKASSYVISVNMYCSILLLTCMSADRYLAIMHPSLARRVRTRSYSSGLCICVWLLSCCLGMPTLLSRELKKQYGKTYCTDKLVTETKQIMSLMLLILAFFFPLLSILTFYCSITRRLCVHYQRAGKHDKKMRKSIKIVFIVVAAFVISWVPFNLFKLMAILLGLLKQSDCFPDMVAQLGMKVSSPFAFANSCANPFIYYCFDNYIRRAMLRCLCPWVKISSSGNSSDTLDTRLSHSLSNFVAGEYAARKRKRSVSL; encoded by the coding sequence ATGAGGATAGCTTGGCCAGAAATGGAACTCACCCAGCTTTCACCTGTGACTACAGTCACTTTCAACTACGACTACTACTACGACGACAACTGCCAGTATGAGCACCTGCAACATATGTCTACTTTCCTGCCTATCCTGTACACTGCCGTGTTCCTGGTGGGCATTGTCGGCAACTCCATCCTGATAGTAGCCTTGGTCTTCAAGCGACGGGTCCAGAGGCTGATCGACATCTTTATCATCAACCTCGCTGCATCTGACTTCATCTTCCTCATCACGCTGCCATTCTGGGTGGACAAGGAGGTGTCAGACGGGAGCTGGAGGGTAGGATCTTTCCTCTGTAAAGCTAGTTCCTATGTCATCTCAGTCAACATGTactgcagcatcctcctcctcacttGTATGAGTGCTGACCGGTACCTTGCTATTATGCATCCCTCTCTCGCTAGACGGGTCAGAACAAGATCCTATTCCAGTGGACTCTGCATCTGCGTCTGGTTATTATCCTGTTGCTTAGGGATGCCAACCCTTTTGTCCAGAGAACTGAAGAAGCAATACGGAAAGACTTACTGCACAGACAAACTTGTGACAGAAACCAAACAGATCATGTCACTGATGCTTTTAATCCTGGCCTTCTTCTTCCCACTGTTGAGTATCTTAACCTTTTACTGCTCCATCACCAGGAGACTCTGTGTACATTATCAGAGAGCTGGGAAACATgataagaaaatgagaaaatccaTCAAGATCGTCTTCATTGTAGTGGCGGCTTTTGTTATCTCCTGGGTTCCCTTCAATCTTTTCAAGCTTATGGCCATACTTTTGGGACTTCTGAAGCAGTCCGACTGTTTTCCTGACATGGTTGCCCAGCTGGGCATGAAGGTGAGCAGCCCTTTTGCTTTTGCCAATAGCTGTGCCAACCCTTTCATTTACTACTGCTTTGACAACTATATCCGCAGAGCCATGCTCCGGTGCCTGTGCCCATGGGTGAAAATCAGCAGCAGTGGCAACAGCTCTGATACTCTGGACACTCGTCTGAGCCACTCCTTATCCAATTTTGTTGCGGGGGAGTATGCCGCTAGGAAGAGGAAGCGCTCTGTGTCCCTCTGA
- the LOC104640741 gene encoding apovitellenin-1, whose amino-acid sequence MLQSRALVIALILLLGTTLPEVHSKSIFERDRRDWLVIPDAIAAYIYETVNKMSPKVGQFLVDAAQTPVVVVTRNFLIRETTKLSILAEQLMEKIKNLWYTKVLGY is encoded by the exons ATGCTGCAATCCAGGGCATTGGTGATAGCTCTGATTCTGCTCCTTGGCACCACTCTCCCCG AAGTGCACTCAAAGTCCATCTTTGAGAGAGATCGTCGTGACTGGTTGGTCATCCCTGATGCAATTGCAGCTTACATCTATGAAACTGTGAACAAGATGTCCCCTAAAGTTGGTCAGTTCTTGGTGGATGCTGCCCAGACTCCAGTAGTTGTTGTGACCAG GAACTTCCTCATCAGAGAAACAACTAAACTCAGTATACTGGCTGAAcagctgatggaaaaaataaagaacctGTGGTATACAAAAGTCCTAGGCTACTAG